A window of Phacochoerus africanus isolate WHEZ1 chromosome 11, ROS_Pafr_v1, whole genome shotgun sequence genomic DNA:
agaggtctaatcagaactctagctgccggcctattccagagccacagcaacaccagatccaagcagcatcttcgacctacaccatagctcatggcaatgccagatccttaacccactgagcaaggccagggatcgaacccgcaacttcatggttcctagttggattctttaaccactgagccacgacgagaactcctgtacATGCCACTTTTAGACTGAGCTTTCTTTCTGGAGCTTGCAGATCACTGGCGAGTGTTCGATTTTCTATCCATTTGTCCTGGGACTCAGAGGAGGTGAAAGGTGGgtcatttctcttgttttccatCTGGGTCAGTTtccacctcctgcctccctggggcCCCTTTGTGCTAAACCAGAGTGAGCTCATGCAGCTCTCCTGCAGAAGGAACCACAGAAGCTCTAATGCTCAGATGAACTTCTGGTGCTTCTCGGCACCAGGGTGGTGGGTGCTTGGGATGcagcagagggagaggaaagggaattCTCCCACTTAGAACGTTCCCACCTACCATCTCCCCCAGTGCATCCCTACGTGATCTGAATCTATACGTAATGAAGCACTCGTGTCTGGATCTTGAATCCAGCTTTATAAATCAGACTAAATACAACTCTTTAGGCGTGATGGTGTTAGGTGTTCTTTGCTCATTTAACTTGAAAAGCAAAGGGTAGATTGAGTTAGGTTCCTTTGCGGGAAGTGTCTAGAATTTATTAGGCGGGAAAGACGCAACTCAAGCAAGTATGATGACTAAATTGGGCAGGGTTGCTCCCAAGTTTtgacctcacacacacacaaaagtcatTCTTAAGGGCTGGCTTGTTGTTTTGTGAAGGGTGTAGGGGTGATGGTGGTAACTTCCCTCTGGCACCCCCCAGCTGGCCAACACCCACAGGCCTGGAGAGGCCGTGGTGACCAGCCCCACAGACTCCCTCTCTGGTTAGCGCCTCTTCTGTGCTCCAACTTTAGTCCAAGTTGGAGCTTGGAAGAGCCCCAGCGTGAGAACTGCAGACAAAACCCAATACGCCGAGACTTTCCATACTGCCCTCATCACTTGGAAACTGATTGAGGGGAAAATAAGCCTATTGGCAATAAAAGGCTTTTCAACCTTTACCGTCTTCAGTAGGACAGTGGGTGGTTTCATGGCCTCATCTTGTACTGAATAAACATCCTTTCAGTGTTTACTATCCTGGCTTGTCTTAGTGTAATCTCCATATTCAACTCCATGTTGATGGAATTTAtaagtggttttttgttgttgttgttgttgttttttactttttagggccaccctcccatggcatatggaggttcccaggctaggggtctaataggagctgcagctgctggcctacaccacaggcacagcaacttgggatccaagctatgtctgtgacctacaccacagctcacggcaacaccggatccttaggatccttaacccactgagcgaggacagggatcgaacccgacagctcacggttcctagtcggattcgtttcggctgtgccacgatgggaactccatcagctgattttgatttttattttttaatttatttatttatttatttatttatttatttatttatttatgtctccttgccatttttcttgggccactccctcagcacatggaggttcccaggccaggggtcgaatcagagctatagccgctggcctacaccacagccacagcaacatgggatctgagccgcatctgcaacctacaccacagctcacggcaatgccagatccccaacccactgagcaaggtcagggaccgaacccgccacctcatggtttccagtggGATtcatcaaccgctgagccacgatgggaactcctccatcagctgatttttaaaataaacatgctcATAAAGGTTGGAACAGCATCCACAGTCCTGGACTTAAAGCCCAGTGAAGTCACAGAGGGTGTGAgtgaatgtgtgtgcatgtgtgtgtgtaagattgGGCTTCCTCACAGTCTCTCCCTGTGTGTTTGCTGCAGTTGGACCCCTTTGTGCTTCCAGCAGCAGGTAAGTCTCCTGGGAGCAGAGACGAATGGTTGGAGGTGTAGGCTTGGATGTAGAGCTCAGATCCaggcctggctgtgtgacctcagacgcATTCCCTCAGCCCTTGGACCTCACATTGCTCCTTATAAAAGGAGGGTAGTGACATCTAAGTCATGGGATTATGTGGATCAGGTAGAATGGGCCATGTCCCATGGACTCATCACTGTGGCTGGCAGAGAACAAGTGCCCACTGGCCCTTACTGCCTCTTTTGTAGATTCAAAAACTGGAatccggggagttcctgttgtggctcagcagattaagaacatgactagtatccatgaggatgcaggtttgatccctggccttgctcagtgggttaaggatccagtgttaccttgagctgcagtgtaggtcacagacagcttggatctggtgcggttgtggctgtggcataggtcggcagctacagttccgatttacctcctagcctgggaacttccgtatgccacaggagcagccttaaaaagagaaagacaaaatctgGAATCTGGGGAGAGAAAAGCAAACGACACCCCAGTAGCTGAGTTTGCCTGGGAGTCCTGACCTGCTGCCCCACCTCTGCAGGTCTCCGGGACAGTCCCGCTGGCCGTGCTCCTTGGCGACAGGGTGCCCAGGGTGGATCCACCCACATCTTTTCCTGCCACTCCCCTCCAGAGATCCTGAGCCCCACTCACAACCCGAAGCTGCCCTGCGAGGAGCACATCATGCTGACGGAGTGAGTGGCCCCGGAAGAACCGGCGCGGCTTCCTTTCAGGCTGATGGTATAGCCGGCTTCCAAGCCAGCTTCTGCGGGCTGCCtctggcagggggcaggggatgggtTTGCATCCATCTCAGCACCTCTGCAACCTCTAACCTGACCTTTCCCAACAGAGAAATGAAGCTCTGGCAAGGAGTAGTGATCGCAGTGGTGTCGCTGGTCCTGCAGGCCTGCCTCCTCGCAGCCATCAACTACCTGCTCAGCCGGCACATGGGTAACTGGCTcagccttctcttccttcctggtcCTTCTCAGGGaccactccccagcctgtagcaAGTGGAGTCCCCTTTGGAGCCCTAAATATCACTTGAAAACCTATCTGAGGATCCACTGGCCAGATGCCCCCTCACTCTGCCAGGCTCTAAGGGGATAATCCCCATCCTGACCCAACCTCTTTGTGGTTGGCAATGACAGCTCAGAGGCCATCCATCCCACAGACCTGCCTAGAGACAGGCTTCTCTGCAGTGCTTGGGAGGCTGGGCTCACGTAACCTGAGCCTGGTGAATTTCCTTCATcacaggcaagggactgaacaaGTGAAGAAGTGGCCTAGCATTGCAGCAGAAGGAAGTATACTTAGACTGAGAGATTAGCTTGGATGCTGGGACTGGTTTATAGTGGAAAGAAGGAAGCTCTGTCCAGGGAAGACATTACAGTCAGAGAAAATAAAGTAACACTGCTTTGGCTGTGCTAGGACAAGGCACTGGGTCGGGTGGTGTAAATTTAGTgactcattcatgcattcattcacttattcaacacaacagggaacaaaacaaaactccctgTCCTTATGGACCTGACATTCCATGGGTAACCCAGACAATGAACAacataaacaagtaaaaatatgTTAGCTTATGCTATGTGctgggcagggtgtgtgtgtggggggggaagaGGATGAAGCAAGGCGAGGAAATAGGCATTGGAAGGGGGAGTCAGTGTCCCCGCGATGCTGACAGGTGAGTCTAAACCTAGGGAAGTAAGGACGTGAGTCATACCTACAAAGGCTATAAGCCAGGAACAAACACTGTGCGGGGAGCAAAGAGGCTAGGGTGGCCCAGCTGAGAAGCtgccaggaagaggaaggaggagtgaggccaggagggcCTTCAGGCTGGTACTTGGGTTTTTTACTCCACAGGAGGCAAAGGGCATTGCCGGGTTTTGAGCAGAGACATGCTACGATTAGAAGACATCCCTCTGATCAGTTTTCCCTATTGGGACCTGGGCCCAACCCAGCGACCTTTCACATGGGTCACTTGCCTTTTCCCCTTTAGTCAAGGAGAATGAGCGGATACTGAAAGAGGCCAGGCTCCAGGTCCCCATactcagccctgcccagccccacgCACCTGCTGTCAAGGAGATAAAGGAAGCTCGGGCAGAGAGAAACCCCCCTGCGTCTGAGCCCCGATACCGGCGTGAGTACTGGGGCAGGTGGTGAACTTGTCACAAAACTTGTTCTGTTCTGTCTGGACAGCGGGGGAGGCTCCATGCAGCAACCCCAGGCTGTCCTgcccaaacccctagcctggagattCCTCACACCCTCCCCAGTACTGGTCAAGCCAGACCCCCGTTTCAGAAGCTTGTTCTTCCTATCCTGGCGGAGGGTGGATCTCATTGGGTTTGTGTGGGTCTAAGTTTGGTCCCAGCTTTGGTCATGTGTGAATGGCTGCAGGGGAGGCTTGGGGACCCTCTCTTCCCCTGTCTCTGTGATCCTCTGGCATCTTTTCTCCTGCCTGCCAGTGAGTGGTGGAGCCAAGATTACAACCACGCCACCTGTCCCCCAGCCATGGTATCTGGGCATTTGAATAAGTGTGAGTCTTGGTGACACTTCACATCTGTATCCCCCTCTGGCAAGTGAGCCAACAGGGAcatcactccttttttttctctttctctgcttagGAGGCCCTGCAGGTCACTCTTCACACAGTGACAACGGTCACTTCTGCAGCATGAGATTCCCTTGCCAGAGACTGCTCCTTCTTCTTTGCTTTAGCTCTTGGTTGCTTtgagttttctctgtttttttctgttttgttttgttttgttgttttgttttgctttttagggccacacctgcagcatatggaggttcccaggctaggggtcaaattggagctgtagccgcctgcctacaccacagccagagcaacgtgggatttgagccgcatctgtgacctacaccacaactcacggcaatgccagatccttaatccactgagcaaggccagggatcagacctacaacctcatggatcctagtcgggttcattacccactgagccacaacaggaactcccagctctaTTGTTCTAATTGGATCTTCTCCCTTGAAGAAATCTAATTGTCAGACTTCCTCGGCACTGagatattatttatatctttaataagGCCTCAGTGCCTGTGGGAATCAGAAGATGCCACTTCGCGTGAATTCAAGGTGTCAGTGGAATAGGAGGGGTGATAGCCTTGCCATGACCCCTGATCCTGAAGCTCCACTGGAGCCTGGCCCAACTCAGACACAGTTTGGTTGGCAGGAACCTCAGAGATCATGGTCCAATCCTCTTGTTTGACAAAGGACAAAATCAGGgcacaaaaaaaggaatgtaacCTTCCTGGAGTTAGTGACAGGTATAGACTAAAAGCTGTGCCTGTGATTTCTGGGGCCAGAGCTGTTCTCATTGGGCCGCAGCATCTCAGCACATGCCCGCTCACTCCCCTTGCAGCAGACAGTCCTTCCCGGGCACAGTTCAACCTGGTGGGCTTGGCATTACTTTTAGATGGAGCTGGACAAAGCTGCAGtgcccagagttcctgtcatggcttagatgtaacaaatctgacttgtatccatgaggatgtgggttcaatccctggcctcgctccattggttaaggatctggtgttgccatgagctgcagtgtaggttgcagatgcagttcagacctAGCaatgctatgactgtggtataggctggcagctgcagcttcaattttacccctagcctgggaacctccatatggtgtgggttcagccctaaaaagaaacaaataaacaaacaaacaaacaaacaaaacccagcagtGCCTGAACTCTTGGACATGTTCCTGGCTATTTGGGGAGGGTCTCTGCCCCACTGCCCTTTCTTCTCTGTTctattcctttttcctctttggtgGGTTCTGTGTCTCTCTTCCCCACTCCTCTCTGAGTCGctggctctgcctctgtctttgtctccttctcccttccaTTGCCCCTACCTCCTCCTAACACCCTCTGGCTTCCTGCAGAAGAACAGTTTCTATTTCTCCCTAGATGACAGCGACACATCCTCCGATAGTTCTGACAGCTCAGACAGCTCGCCGCCCACCCGCCAGGTAATGGACCCTCCCAGGGATCCCAGCCCTCCATGTCGAGTCTGGGGTCACCTTGGATACAGAGATGGGAGCAAGGAAGGAGGGGCTTCTGGAGTCATTCCAGCATCCTTAGGGGAGGGTGCTCAGGCTTTTGCCCAAAGGCTCCTATCAGCATGGATTATCCAGACAGAGTAGATCTGAGTGGGCTGTAAAAATGAAAGCtccacctagaaattatcatgccaggtaaagttagccagacagtgagacaccaacatcatatgctatcacttacatgtggcatctaaaaaaaggacacaatgaacttctttgcagaacagatactgactcatggactttgaaaaacttacgggtTTCCAGATGAGGCAAGTTggggggggatgcgctgggggtttgggatggaaatgctataaaatcaggttgtgatgattgttgtacactataaaagtaataaaattcactgagtaattttaaaaaatctgagcaataaaaaaaaaatgaaagctctaGTGGGACCCCTCCTTCCCATGGCCTAGTCACTGGCCAAAGTCCACTCTGACTCTTGACCGTACTTGGATGGAGTCTCCATGCCTTTTTTCCTTAAACCCATTCATTCCGGCGGGCACGAGGAGCAATCGTCCGctctgccctgcccctgcccccagatACCGCTAGCTGGAACCCAGGTGAGCCTAGGGTGAGCCTCTTTGAGTGAGTGAGCTCAATATCTCCTCCAAACATGGCAAGAATCTTGACCCAAAGGTTTTGCTTTCCCCTCCCCGAAGGCCACCAAGGATGTGAACTACACACAAGTGATCTTTTCAGCCCCTGGAGGACGAAGAAATGAATCCGTCCTAGACTATGAGAACATAAAGGAAACGACAGATTACGTCAATGTCAACCCCAAAAGCCATAAGCCCAATTTCTGGGCTTTTGTGAACCCTGCCTCTGAGCCAGTGGAATACACTCAAGTGGCCGTGTGAATTCTAGGCTTTGCAGTGGCATGCAGTGCCTTATGAATTCTTGCACTTAGACTGTAGGTGAATTacggagttttgttttgttttttaaacaaggcATAAGAAACCTGAGTCTTTCTTGCATCTCCGCAAGAACGATTCAAATCAGGAAGCCTTCCAGGTGATGTATGAAAACATTGGAGCATCTCAGTAGAGAAGGTCATGAAGACGCTCGCCAGCGAAAAATGTGTCGAGGTTTTCATCAGCTGTCATCGTTCTGTTTGACGGTCTTATAAGTAAATGCCTCTCTGAGCTCTTGAATTATTGCCAATAAACAATccctaaaagtttaaaataaaacagaaactactcgttcctcttttcctctcaccTAAGCTTGCACGCTGTTCCTTTTTCAGCGTTGTTATCTTGCTGAGtaatcctcccctcccctcagaaCTTTCAACAGTGCCCTTGGAAAGCCCACCAGCACTCCACCTTCAAAGCTGCAGTTTCTTGGGAACGAAAGATAACAGGGTACTAGTGCCAGCCAACATCACAGTCTGTTATTCCAAGgaaaatctttccaaatttaatccaataaaattcaatatccatccTGGGTTTGTTGATGTTTTTACTTTGACTGCCAGTTTGTAGTGAAGGGCATCTTCTTAACTTGATGAAGAATAGCTTATCTCGAATCAGCTGAGAGCATGATATTTCACTGTAAGATTCTGCGTGAGGTCCTGTTAAATCTTGACCAAAGTAAGAATGTCCGAAAGCCTGCCATTTCCTCTATTACATAACATTGCTTTAGAAATTCGAatcaagtcagaatggccatcattaataaatccacaaataacaagtgctggaggggctgtggagaaaagggaaccctcccgcactgttggtgggaatgtaaactggtacagccactatggagaacagtttggagataccttagaaatctatacatagaacttccatatgaccccacaatcccactcttgggcatatatctggacaaaactctacttaaaagagacacatgcacccgcatgttcattgtagcactattcgcaatagccaggacatggaaacaacccaaatgtccatcgacagaggattggattcggaagatgtggtatatatatacacaatggaatactactcagccataaaaaagaatgacatcatgccatttgcagcaacatggatggagctagagaatctcatactgagtgaaatgagccagaaagacaaagacaaataccatatgttatcacttataactggaatctaatatccagtacaaatgaacatctccacaggaaagaaaatcatggacttggagaagagactagTGGCTGGctgatgggatggggagggagtgggagggatcaggagcttgggcttatcagacacaacttagaatagatttacaaggagatcctgctgagtagcattgagaactttgtctagatactcatgttgcaacagaagaaaggctgggggaaaaatgtaattgtaatgtatacatgtaaggataacttgattcccttgctgtatagtgggaaaataaaataaaatatatataaaaaaaagaaatttgaatcaGGGCAGTAAAACAATGAACAACAATAAGGGCTATAACTATTGGAGAGGGGGATAAAGTTCGCCATTGTTTTCAGTATGCTTATTCTAGAAAACCTCAGggaattaaatgtttaaaaattgatcATGTGTAGTAACAGTGCCtagataaatatatgatataccTTTTTTTCCCAACAGCTGAgacaaaattccaaaaaaaaaaaaaaaggctgccaaTAGCTAACCAAACTTCTCAAAAAACGGAAATCCTAAAAATACTCCTAGCTAAAATCAAACTGCGGGTGAATGGCATTCAGGTCTagagactatttatttatttatttatttatttatttatttatttatttttgccatttcttgggccgctcccgtggcatatggaggtacccaggctagggtcgaatcggagctttagctacaccagagccacagcaacgcgggatctgagccgtgtctgcagcctacaccacagctcacggccacgccggatcgttaacccactgagcaagggcagggaccgaacccgcaacctcatggttcctagtcggattcgttaaccactgcgccacgacgggaactccctagagactATTTATTTACCGTGTTCCATCTGCAGGCTGTAAATGACCTTTCTATCCTTGGTCTGAGAGTTGATGCTGGAAAGAGATTACCTGAAtttgggttcttgttcacacagcCAAAGAATTAATTTCATGaaaacacaggcagcaagcaagtctttattacaggaaagcaaatagcttccaggacagctgggataggggagaagagcccccccccccccacattgtCCTATAGGGGGCTTTATCCCTTAAAGTTGGGGGGGGTaacaacatggggtccagaaagatgtggttttctcccattggccttgcccagtttcctctatcagtccttgtccaataggggtcttaggggtggaaatgtctcctaagtctcatggtttctttgcccttctcttcctgtaaactgagtcacagggggttagggattaatgttcatctgggtgtaggtacacCCCCTATagcaaacaaggcctgtggggatgttactccctggagcccttaagctgCAAATGtcaa
This region includes:
- the RHEX gene encoding regulator of hemoglobinization and erythroid cell expansion protein isoform X1: MLTEEMKLWQGVVIAVVSLVLQACLLAAINYLLSRHMVKENERILKEARLQVPILSPAQPHAPAVKEIKEARAERNPPASEPRYRRGPADDSDTSSDSSDSSDSSPPTRQATKDVNYTQVIFSAPGGRRNESVLDYENIKETTDYVNVNPKSHKPNFWAFVNPASEPVEYTQVAV
- the RHEX gene encoding regulator of hemoglobinization and erythroid cell expansion protein isoform X2, coding for MLTEEMKLWQGVVIAVVSLVLQACLLAAINYLLSRHMVKENERILKEARLQVPILSPAQPHAPAVKEIKEARAERNPPASEPRYRHDSDTSSDSSDSSDSSPPTRQATKDVNYTQVIFSAPGGRRNESVLDYENIKETTDYVNVNPKSHKPNFWAFVNPASEPVEYTQVAV
- the RHEX gene encoding regulator of hemoglobinization and erythroid cell expansion protein isoform X3, yielding MKLWQGVVIAVVSLVLQACLLAAINYLLSRHMVKENERILKEARLQVPILSPAQPHAPAVKEIKEARAERNPPASEPRYRRGPADDSDTSSDSSDSSDSSPPTRQATKDVNYTQVIFSAPGGRRNESVLDYENIKETTDYVNVNPKSHKPNFWAFVNPASEPVEYTQVAV